DNA sequence from the Cohnella herbarum genome:
TCCTGTTGTTTTAGATATTCGTTAACCGTCCCTCTTGATTCGCCAACGTTAACGGACACCAACTGGAAGTTGATCTCCTTGGATCGGTAGATCTCGTCTATAAGCGGCATTTCCTTTACGCAAGGCTTGCACCAGGATGCCCAGAAGTTTAACAATACGGTTTGACCCCGATATGAACGAAGATTCACCCTCTCTCCGTCTGTATTCACCCCTTCGAATTCAGGCGCTTCGAGTCCGATTGAGAGGTTCCCCTTCTTTTCATGGCTCTCGGAACGGTCCGTCGAAATAAACAGTCGGATCATCAGGATGAGGGCAATTAAAGCAATGATAACAGTTGCTACGCTAACGACATTAAGTCTTGCCGTTCGTTGTCTCATCTGAGCGCCTCTTGGAAAGCTGCATGTAAAGGATGGTGGCCGAAGCGGGCACGATAGTGTTCTACGCTACCTTCTCCGCAGTTTCTTCCTTCATTGAGGAATACGACATGATCCGCGACGTCTTCAGCTACCGGAAGCTGATGTGTAGAAAAAATAATCGCATGACCTTCCTGCTTGATGTTCTTAATCAATTGAACGAACTCATTCATCCAGTAAGGATCGAGTCCATTGGTAGGTTCGTCCATAATCAAAAGCGGAGGGTTGGACAATAGGGATTGAGCGAATAATAAACGCTGCCGCATGCCCTTAGAGAAAGTATGCACTTTATTGTTTTTTTTGCTCTCGAGACCTACCATAGCCAAAGTATCCAGAACGCGTTGCTTCGGCACGGAACGCAGGGCAGCCCAGAAGGACAGCGCTTCGAAGGCAGATAAACCCGCGCTGAATTGGTAATCGTCAGGCATATATCCAATTTGCGTAGCGAATGCTGCTCTGTCCTTTTTCCACGCTAGTCCGTTTACGCTAATCTCGCCAGTACTAGGCTGAAGGATTCCCGCAATCATTCGAAGGATCGTGCTCTTCCCTGCGCCATTGCCGCCGCACAAGGCAAGAACTTCTCCTCTACGGATCTTCAGATCTATAGGTTCTACGAGCGTTTGCTTCTTGATCGTCTTGCTGACGCCGGAAACTTTAACGAGCGATTCATCCACGCGATCGTCCCCTTTCCCATATCCAATAGACTAACCCCATAGAGAGTACAATCCATGCGATACAGACGCCCAAGAATAGAAAAGTACCGGAAGATTGGCGCACCCAAATGACCCATTCATAATATTCCGGACCGAGGACGGAACCTCCTCCGAGCTTTATTACGACGAATAACCGGACTAACTCCGCGGGGTTAACGAACGTTAAAGCGACCAAGATCGGTTTGATCCACAAATATGGCAAGCTTCCGAGTATCGCAATCAGTATCGTAGACCATCCGACAACGAGGAAAAACCATATGGCAACGCTAATCGTCATCGCTTGCCAGCGGTTTCGCGACAAGGAGCCTACGATCATGGATATCGCCAGGAATAATAAAACCAATCCGACCGAGAATGCCAAAAACAAAAAGTAGGTTTTGGAATCGAAGCCGGTTCCCGTGATTTGACTAACAAGCCCCATCAGTCCATAACCAAAGGCGACGATCGTAATCAGAACAACCGATAAGCCGATGTATTTTCCTGCAACGAAAGATAACGTCCCAAGAGGGTAAGTGGATAGTAACTGCCAACTCCCCTCCTCCTTCTCCGCGGTTAAGGAGAAGGAACCAAGGAACAAGGTCATCAAGGGTAACAAGTATAGAATAAGGCTAAGCATGGAACCTGTTGTTCCGGAGTATCCTTGCACAACGTTTTGGGCATTAATTAGCAGCAAACAAAGGCTGAATACGGAAAACAAGGCTAAGAAGGAATATGCCCACGGATTTCGAAAACCGATTTTAATCTCGCGTTTAGCGACTTGCAACATATCGGACATTATTATTTCTCCGTCTTTTCCATAGAATCTCCGCTCATTTCGCCGTCCATGTGGCCTTCGCCATCGGATCCCATTTCCCCGTTCATATCTCCCATGTTCATGCTGTCTTTATTTTGCTCCCACGTATGGGAAGCAAGATCGTCCGCATTCATCAGCTTTCCTACGCCTTGCTCCGCTATGAAGGCTTCTGCGGACTTTTTATCTTTGAAGCTTACGATCCCGTATGCCATAGGCGTGCGAAGTGACGAGTCATACACATAAGTTGCTTTCTCGAATTCAACCCAATCCTTATCATTGTAATCGCGAACGTAATCCATCCCGATGTTGTCCGTCCCGTTCGTCTTCTTCCATTCATTCATGCAGCCAATGTCGTCGAATTTATAGTTTTTTCCGTCCTTAGTCGTAAGCTGCGTCGCATACGCATCATCTTTAACTTGCATTTTACAGATGACGCATACGTCCACGTCTTCATTAATGGGAACCGCCTCGTACTTCTTTCCTCCGCATGCCGTCAATACGACGAACGCCATTACGAGAATCAAACCAAGTGTCCATTTCTTCATTTTCTGATTACCCCTTTGTATATGATGGTTAGAGAAGCAATGAGTAGAATCAAACTTACGATCCGCATGTAAGCACGGGATTCCTGCGAGGGATGGGTTCTATCTGCCGATGCGGAAGGCAAGCTCATAAGAGGAAAAGCATCCGTCGCCCAAGAATCCCTATCGTTCATGAACAAATTGCTTAAGAACATCGTGCTCGGAGATTGGAAGAATAGCTGATAAGCCGGCGTCTTCTGAATCAATTGTTGATAGAAGGGATTAATCGCGTACGGGATATCGCTTAAACCGTCATGATTCAAGTCTAGTCCTTGTACGGCATCCCAATAGTTGTTTTCCATACGATTGCCGCTGCTCTCCAGCGCTTCGGCTTCGATCACATTGGATATAAACTGGTTATTATGAAATTCATTGTTACCCGATTCGAGAAATTGGATGCCCATAAAATTGCGCCAAACGGAATTATTAATTAGCCGATTGTCCGAGGATTGCTCCATATAAATGCCGACTCGGTTGCCTTCGACGATATTGCTATCTATGAGCGAAGTCTGGACATCGAACAATAACAGGCCTTGAGAATTGACGTTCTCGCTTTGTTTCCGGAAGGAATTGTCGGAAACGATAGCGTCGCGAACCCCCATAATCATAGCCCCCGTGACGTTATACTCTCCTTGATTGCCCGTAACAAGGGTCCCATTCGTATACATGCAATGAATGCCGTAACGCGATCGGTAAATCCTGTTGTCCACGACTATCGAACGATGACTGTTCTCAAGATAGATCCCGTCTCTCAAGTCCGATATTTCATTCGATTCGATGAGGTTGTCATGA
Encoded proteins:
- a CDS encoding TlpA family protein disulfide reductase, yielding MRQRTARLNVVSVATVIIALIALILMIRLFISTDRSESHEKKGNLSIGLEAPEFEGVNTDGERVNLRSYRGQTVLLNFWASWCKPCVKEMPLIDEIYRSKEINFQLVSVNVGESRGTVNEYLKQQDISFPVIIDATGKVSTLYRIVGLPATFVIDANGKLRQVGIGEITNRDQLLSMLQT
- a CDS encoding ABC transporter ATP-binding protein codes for the protein MDESLVKVSGVSKTIKKQTLVEPIDLKIRRGEVLALCGGNGAGKSTILRMIAGILQPSTGEISVNGLAWKKDRAAFATQIGYMPDDYQFSAGLSAFEALSFWAALRSVPKQRVLDTLAMVGLESKKNNKVHTFSKGMRQRLLFAQSLLSNPPLLIMDEPTNGLDPYWMNEFVQLIKNIKQEGHAIIFSTHQLPVAEDVADHVVFLNEGRNCGEGSVEHYRARFGHHPLHAAFQEALR
- a CDS encoding ABC transporter permease → MSDMLQVAKREIKIGFRNPWAYSFLALFSVFSLCLLLINAQNVVQGYSGTTGSMLSLILYLLPLMTLFLGSFSLTAEKEEGSWQLLSTYPLGTLSFVAGKYIGLSVVLITIVAFGYGLMGLVSQITGTGFDSKTYFLFLAFSVGLVLLFLAISMIVGSLSRNRWQAMTISVAIWFFLVVGWSTILIAILGSLPYLWIKPILVALTFVNPAELVRLFVVIKLGGGSVLGPEYYEWVIWVRQSSGTFLFLGVCIAWIVLSMGLVYWIWERGRSRG
- a CDS encoding nitrous oxide reductase accessory protein NosL, with amino-acid sequence MKKWTLGLILVMAFVVLTACGGKKYEAVPINEDVDVCVICKMQVKDDAYATQLTTKDGKNYKFDDIGCMNEWKKTNGTDNIGMDYVRDYNDKDWVEFEKATYVYDSSLRTPMAYGIVSFKDKKSAEAFIAEQGVGKLMNADDLASHTWEQNKDSMNMGDMNGEMGSDGEGHMDGEMSGDSMEKTEK
- a CDS encoding right-handed parallel beta-helix repeat-containing protein; its protein translation is MKNKLIKLICLTNAILFISVASMLGAAHSNSAEAPSRALQNLIDDAKPGDTIVLEDGKYLGPAIIDKKLTIKGSRKAVVTADGKQTVIEIRSNDAVIQGISIVQQVAGESSAIVVKSDYVSLENLSIETRGFGIMLRNADRGMIKNNRISWSGANNNEQARLSKKNNGIDLYDSHDNLIESNEISDLRDGIYLENSHRSIVVDNRIYRSRYGIHCMYTNGTLVTGNQGEYNVTGAMIMGVRDAIVSDNSFRKQSENVNSQGLLLFDVQTSLIDSNIVEGNRVGIYMEQSSDNRLINNSVWRNFMGIQFLESGNNEFHNNQFISNVIEAEALESSGNRMENNYWDAVQGLDLNHDGLSDIPYAINPFYQQLIQKTPAYQLFFQSPSTMFLSNLFMNDRDSWATDAFPLMSLPSASADRTHPSQESRAYMRIVSLILLIASLTIIYKGVIRK